One window of Paenibacillus sp. FSL K6-3182 genomic DNA carries:
- a CDS encoding UDP-glucose--hexose-1-phosphate uridylyltransferase: protein MTLETKQQATSANDALVLIERLLQFGLQRNLLNDQLDTHAARNELLDLFHFTEPFEGQVTEERLESAVPLLEPLLDYGYAIGLIPDNTTTYRDLLDARIMGFLLPRPSEASAAFQRLAKEQGLKAATDAFYNLSIDSNYIRMDRIRKNLYWLHETEYGNLEITINLSKPEKDPKEIALLKTMPQAKYPKCLLCVENVGYAGRPDHPARQNLRVLPLTLQEEQWYLQYSPYVYYNEHSIIFKGAHEPMVISHSSFARLLDFVELFPHYFIGSNADLPIVGGSILSHDHFQGGRHVFPMEAASTDTLFTDPKLPGLRFGIVNWPMSVVRVNGTSKADVHRAACHILDEWRNYSDEAVDVLAFTKQADGTNTPHNTITPIARLRDNGEYEIDLVLRNNRTSEEHPDGIFHPHQHLHHVKKENIGLIEVMGLAVLPGRLKDELEQIAAYLSGASAAVPEELHADSHPLHKHAEWLLALIDRFGSSNTAEQAKKIVEAETGSKFLEVLKDAGVYKRTADGAAAFERFLTSIGLQRA from the coding sequence ATCACCTTGGAAACCAAACAACAAGCAACATCAGCAAACGATGCGCTGGTTCTTATAGAACGCTTGCTGCAATTTGGATTGCAGCGCAATCTGCTGAACGATCAGCTTGATACGCATGCAGCGAGAAACGAACTGCTTGATCTCTTTCACTTTACTGAGCCTTTTGAAGGCCAAGTGACAGAGGAGCGACTCGAAAGCGCAGTACCGCTTCTGGAGCCGCTGCTTGACTATGGTTACGCAATCGGACTCATTCCAGATAATACGACGACATATCGCGATTTGCTTGATGCTCGCATTATGGGCTTCTTGCTGCCGCGTCCTTCTGAAGCCAGCGCTGCATTTCAGCGTTTGGCGAAGGAGCAGGGACTAAAAGCAGCTACGGACGCTTTCTACAACCTGAGCATCGATTCGAACTATATTCGGATGGATCGCATTCGCAAAAACCTTTATTGGCTGCACGAGACAGAATACGGAAATCTTGAGATTACGATTAATCTCTCGAAGCCCGAGAAAGATCCGAAGGAGATTGCGCTGCTCAAAACGATGCCGCAGGCGAAATATCCGAAGTGCTTGCTCTGCGTAGAAAACGTTGGCTATGCTGGCCGTCCTGATCATCCGGCTCGTCAAAACCTGCGTGTCCTGCCGCTCACGCTGCAAGAAGAGCAGTGGTATCTGCAATATTCACCGTATGTTTATTACAATGAGCACAGCATCATTTTCAAAGGAGCACATGAGCCGATGGTTATTTCGCATTCTTCATTCGCGAGACTGCTCGACTTCGTGGAATTGTTTCCGCATTATTTCATTGGCTCGAACGCTGATTTGCCGATAGTCGGCGGATCGATTCTAAGCCATGATCATTTCCAAGGCGGCCGCCATGTGTTTCCGATGGAAGCTGCATCAACAGATACGCTGTTTACTGATCCTAAGCTGCCAGGCTTGCGCTTTGGCATCGTGAACTGGCCGATGTCAGTCGTTCGGGTTAACGGGACGTCCAAAGCGGATGTTCATCGTGCAGCTTGCCATATTCTCGACGAATGGCGTAATTATAGCGATGAGGCTGTAGATGTGCTGGCATTTACGAAGCAGGCCGATGGCACAAATACTCCGCATAACACCATTACGCCTATTGCACGTCTAAGGGACAATGGCGAGTATGAGATTGATCTAGTGCTTCGCAACAACCGCACGAGCGAAGAGCATCCGGACGGTATTTTCCATCCGCATCAGCATTTGCATCATGTGAAGAAAGAAAATATCGGCTTGATCGAAGTCATGGGACTTGCAGTACTGCCAGGACGCTTGAAGGATGAACTGGAGCAAATTGCAGCTTATTTGTCAGGGGCATCAGCTGCTGTTCCAGAAGAGCTTCATGCGGACTCTCATCCGCTCCATAAGCATGCGGAGTGGCTGCTAGCTCTAATCGATCGTTTTGGATCTTCAAATACTGCTGAACAAGCGAAAAAAATCGTTGAAGCTGAAACGGGCAGCAAGTTTCTAGAGGTGTTGAAGGACGCAGGCGTATACAAGCGCACAGCTGATGGCGCCGCAGCCTTTGAACGTTTCTTAACATCTATAGGGCTCCAAAGAGCATAA
- a CDS encoding alpha/beta hydrolase: MTNENSKEVYSIAQRKLFLNNGLELAYYDSHPDDGGAADGISEVVVLLHGYCGSSSYWEHILDGLEQSVRIIAPDARGHGRSSAPSDEVYTMELYAEDIAELLIKLQIHNAVLLGHSLGGYITLAFAEKYAKKLSGFGLIHSTALADSDAAKENRDKAAAALEQDGVKTFVDGLIPKLFAPGNVEVLSAEVEQGKKIGYGTSLQGAIGTAKGMKARPNRTQVIEQSELPVLLVAGVSDKVIPVESVFAASNGWTVKVELGSAGHMGMIEEPKQLINAILSFVKNKQQ; this comes from the coding sequence ATGACAAATGAAAATAGCAAAGAAGTATACTCAATCGCACAGCGTAAGCTTTTTTTGAATAACGGATTGGAGCTTGCATATTATGATTCCCATCCGGATGACGGAGGCGCGGCGGATGGCATTAGCGAGGTTGTCGTTTTGCTGCATGGCTACTGCGGAAGCTCTTCCTATTGGGAGCATATCTTGGATGGGCTAGAGCAATCTGTACGTATCATTGCGCCAGACGCACGCGGACATGGAAGAAGCTCTGCGCCAAGTGATGAGGTTTATACGATGGAATTGTATGCGGAGGATATTGCTGAGCTGCTTATCAAGCTGCAAATTCATAATGCAGTATTGCTTGGGCATTCCTTAGGGGGCTATATTACTCTTGCATTCGCTGAAAAATATGCCAAGAAGCTTTCTGGCTTTGGCCTGATCCATTCAACAGCGCTAGCAGATAGTGACGCTGCCAAAGAAAACCGTGATAAAGCAGCAGCGGCTCTCGAGCAAGATGGCGTGAAGACATTCGTTGATGGTCTTATTCCTAAGCTGTTTGCTCCGGGTAATGTGGAGGTTTTGTCCGCTGAGGTTGAGCAAGGAAAGAAAATAGGCTACGGCACATCCCTGCAAGGCGCAATCGGCACAGCAAAAGGAATGAAGGCACGTCCTAACCGGACGCAGGTAATCGAGCAATCTGAGCTGCCTGTACTTCTTGTTGCAGGGGTGTCAGATAAGGTTATTCCAGTGGAAAGTGTTTTTGCAGCATCAAACGGCTGGACCGTGAAAGTGGAGCTTGGCAGCGCAGGTCATATGGGAATGATCGAAGAGCCGAAGCAATTGATCAATGCTATTCTTAGTTTTGTAAAGAATAAGCAGCAGTAG
- a CDS encoding SAM-dependent methyltransferase yields MMEQWQQEITKWITGKELLQATLSQPKRKDGTAAPKTIIRPIEMKSGLFYQFEYHFANKVTHDNVAEPQAAERVIDLLQENYRQALVKTNEADVQLLFSKKGKAAILKKPPTGDSSKANLQHNRQKQRILSESQAAPFLVELGIMTQEGLVHAKKQDKYRQINRFLEMVTDVLAYLPTDREITIVDFGCGKSYLTFALYHLLAVEQKRNINIIGLDLKADVIAFCSELAEKLGYDKLKFLVGDIAEYEELQAADMVVTLHACDTATDAALAKAVNWGASVIMSVPCCQHELFKQVKSDVLSPLLSQGLLKERFSALATDAARGTLLEVLGYKVSMLEFVDPEHTPKNLLIRAVRSEQHGLSMKKWEEYEQFRQFLNISPSLEHMLSERWPNHISK; encoded by the coding sequence ATGATGGAACAATGGCAGCAAGAAATTACGAAATGGATCACTGGCAAAGAGCTGCTGCAGGCTACGCTTAGCCAGCCGAAGCGGAAGGACGGAACCGCAGCGCCTAAAACAATTATTCGTCCCATTGAGATGAAGAGCGGCTTGTTTTATCAATTTGAATATCATTTTGCAAACAAGGTTACGCATGACAATGTTGCTGAGCCGCAAGCGGCTGAGCGAGTCATCGATTTGCTGCAGGAGAACTACCGTCAGGCGCTTGTAAAAACGAACGAGGCTGACGTTCAATTGCTCTTTAGCAAAAAAGGGAAAGCAGCTATTTTAAAGAAACCGCCAACTGGTGATTCGAGCAAAGCGAATTTGCAGCATAATCGGCAGAAACAGCGTATTTTGTCCGAGAGTCAAGCAGCCCCTTTTCTTGTTGAGCTTGGTATTATGACGCAGGAAGGGCTTGTCCACGCCAAAAAACAGGATAAATACAGACAAATCAATCGGTTTCTAGAGATGGTAACAGATGTGCTTGCGTATTTGCCAACGGACAGGGAAATTACGATTGTTGATTTTGGCTGCGGCAAATCTTATTTGACGTTTGCGCTTTACCATTTGCTTGCAGTGGAGCAAAAGCGGAATATTAACATTATTGGACTTGACTTGAAAGCCGACGTCATTGCTTTCTGTTCGGAGCTTGCGGAGAAGCTGGGTTATGACAAGCTTAAGTTTCTCGTAGGAGACATTGCTGAATATGAAGAGCTGCAAGCTGCTGATATGGTTGTCACTCTGCATGCATGCGACACGGCTACGGATGCTGCGCTTGCCAAAGCTGTTAATTGGGGAGCCTCCGTTATTATGTCGGTACCTTGCTGCCAGCATGAGCTGTTCAAGCAGGTAAAGAGTGATGTTCTATCTCCGTTACTTTCTCAAGGCCTGCTGAAGGAGCGTTTTTCCGCACTCGCCACGGATGCCGCAAGAGGAACTTTGCTGGAGGTTTTGGGGTATAAGGTTTCGATGCTGGAATTTGTAGATCCAGAGCATACGCCAAAAAATCTGCTCATTCGCGCGGTCCGTTCAGAGCAGCATGGGCTTTCTATGAAAAAATGGGAAGAGTATGAGCAATTTCGTCAGTTTCTGAACATTTCCCCGTCGCTGGAGCATATGCTTTCCGAACGATGGCCTAATCACATCTCCAAATAA
- a CDS encoding AraC family transcriptional regulator has protein sequence MQQDMYTVASNPVISDGKNSPLNVLFAGESQTKPYHRLGPKVYDFYLMHIVLEGKGIFICDEVKHELRAGHTFLIEPEQLISYESDGNTPWKYRWVAFHGTLSADLVATAGLTAEQQVVFMPDKRRAAALFRQIYDTFRRGGAASDMRAVGYLHLLLAEYKSALNTQNGNEIRTSQAEGDHLLQQVIHYLSTQYAHPVSIEQMAESLGYNRAYLSRLFKQRIGVSPVTFLLKLRIDKARRMLRERPELTIEQISASVGLQDALYFSKQFRRLHGQSPTAYRMAMRNLGD, from the coding sequence ATGCAGCAGGATATGTATACCGTAGCCTCCAATCCCGTTATCAGTGATGGCAAAAACTCCCCACTCAATGTATTATTTGCTGGCGAGAGCCAAACGAAGCCGTACCACCGGCTTGGTCCCAAGGTTTATGACTTCTATTTGATGCACATCGTACTGGAAGGAAAGGGCATCTTTATTTGTGATGAGGTTAAGCATGAGCTTCGTGCAGGGCATACGTTCTTAATTGAGCCGGAACAATTAATCAGTTATGAATCTGACGGTAACACGCCATGGAAATATCGCTGGGTCGCATTTCATGGAACATTGTCCGCCGATCTCGTTGCAACCGCTGGCTTAACAGCAGAGCAGCAGGTAGTGTTCATGCCAGATAAGCGGCGAGCCGCTGCGTTGTTTCGTCAAATCTATGATACCTTTCGGCGGGGAGGCGCTGCGTCTGATATGAGAGCCGTAGGGTATTTGCATTTGCTCCTTGCCGAGTACAAAAGCGCGCTCAATACCCAGAACGGCAATGAAATCCGTACCTCCCAAGCAGAAGGCGATCATTTGCTTCAACAAGTCATCCATTACTTATCAACGCAGTATGCCCATCCGGTCTCCATTGAACAAATGGCGGAATCGCTTGGCTACAATAGAGCGTACTTGTCCCGTTTGTTCAAGCAGCGCATTGGCGTATCTCCCGTTACTTTCCTGCTCAAGCTCCGAATCGATAAAGCACGCCGCATGCTGAGGGAACGGCCAGAGCTGACCATTGAACAAATTTCCGCATCAGTCGGTCTACAGGATGCTCTGTACTTCTCCAAACAATTCCGCCGGCTTCATGGCCAATCTCCTACTGCATACCGCATGGCGATGCGGAATTTAGGAGACTAA
- the yyaC gene encoding spore protease YyaC, translating to MDTIEQDTIGNRRQGRCNTTEQLTSSELESFFCAIANKYMNRSGIVFVCIGSDRSTGDSLGPLVGTMLKERGWPNVIGTLDKPCDAHAVQQAAQSLHKDDVVIAIDACLGKPTSIGRFILHEGPIEPGKAIGRRLPAIGHYSIAGVVNANGPKAYWMLQTTSLYQVMRMASEIACAVDSAWGQHSDSLSYVNQVLQIPSV from the coding sequence TTGGATACAATTGAACAAGATACGATTGGCAATCGAAGACAGGGCAGGTGCAATACGACGGAACAGCTAACGAGCAGTGAATTGGAGTCCTTTTTTTGTGCCATTGCAAATAAGTATATGAATCGCAGCGGCATTGTATTTGTATGTATAGGAAGTGATCGTTCCACAGGGGACTCTCTTGGTCCATTAGTGGGAACGATGCTTAAGGAGAGAGGTTGGCCGAATGTCATTGGAACATTGGACAAGCCATGTGATGCGCATGCGGTTCAGCAAGCCGCTCAGTCGCTGCATAAAGATGACGTTGTCATTGCCATTGATGCATGCCTTGGCAAACCAACTTCCATCGGCCGTTTTATTTTGCACGAAGGACCGATCGAGCCAGGAAAGGCAATCGGCCGCAGACTTCCAGCAATCGGGCATTATAGTATTGCAGGCGTAGTAAATGCTAACGGACCCAAGGCTTACTGGATGCTGCAAACGACTTCACTTTACCAAGTGATGCGTATGGCAAGCGAGATCGCGTGCGCGGTAGATTCAGCTTGGGGCCAGCATTCGGATAGCTTGTCATATGTTAATCAAGTATTACAAATTCCATCCGTGTAG
- a CDS encoding DUF1128 domain-containing protein — translation MTNLNLQTQENVAFMIEVIKTKLKMASAAAMQASNFDLNKYEDIKDLYEVVASKEKFSISEVEALVSELGKLRLQ, via the coding sequence ATGACGAATTTAAACTTACAAACGCAAGAAAATGTAGCGTTTATGATTGAAGTTATCAAAACAAAGCTGAAAATGGCTTCCGCTGCAGCTATGCAGGCATCTAACTTTGATCTCAATAAGTATGAGGATATAAAAGATCTGTACGAAGTAGTCGCTTCAAAAGAGAAATTCAGCATCAGCGAGGTAGAAGCGCTCGTTTCCGAGCTTGGAAAGCTGCGTTTGCAATAA
- a CDS encoding FAD-binding oxidoreductase, with product MKELHTGNLYWPVTLNNPKVYVPLRQNKKTQVAVIGGGMSGTICSSVFNKSGLSTIMLERGQVAGGSTSANTGLLQFCNDIMLCDLIDQIGERDAQIFYKACRDAVQMLEKTADSLSVDVGLIRRNSLYYASSEQELPKLKREYEALKACGLEVEFWSPSDIAKHFPFQKPGAIVAHGDAEVNPYQFVNGVANDAAEAGLEIYEQTDVVAHETLPSGLHLLKTADGYEIEAEHVVYAVGYEPEELRGKLIKAELNRSFVLVTEVQPSLQSWHERFLVWETARPYLYMRTTIDGRVVVGGLDEHTEKPTHSDKELRKHSDKLHSQLKALFPELQAPIAYEWCATFGESRDGLPFIGADPAWKNVYYCLGYGGNGTVYSMLASHLLRDLIIGEEHPLTEIVKLDRKSLANV from the coding sequence ATGAAAGAGCTGCACACCGGTAACTTATATTGGCCGGTTACATTAAACAATCCCAAGGTGTATGTGCCCTTGCGGCAAAACAAAAAAACACAAGTGGCTGTTATAGGCGGCGGGATGTCAGGTACGATCTGTTCTTCTGTATTCAATAAAAGCGGCCTTTCCACCATTATGCTTGAACGGGGACAGGTAGCAGGCGGAAGCACCTCAGCAAATACAGGCCTCCTGCAATTTTGCAACGATATTATGCTTTGTGACCTCATCGACCAAATCGGGGAGCGGGATGCCCAAATCTTCTATAAAGCGTGCAGAGATGCAGTCCAAATGCTTGAAAAAACAGCTGACTCCCTTTCTGTCGATGTAGGATTGATTAGAAGAAACAGCCTGTATTATGCCTCTTCGGAGCAGGAGCTTCCAAAACTCAAAAGGGAATATGAGGCATTAAAGGCTTGTGGACTTGAAGTCGAATTCTGGTCCCCGAGCGACATCGCCAAACATTTTCCGTTTCAGAAGCCGGGTGCGATCGTTGCACACGGCGACGCAGAGGTAAATCCTTATCAGTTCGTAAACGGTGTAGCAAACGATGCTGCTGAAGCTGGGCTTGAGATTTATGAGCAAACCGATGTCGTAGCACATGAAACGCTGCCAAGCGGCCTCCATCTTCTAAAAACCGCTGACGGTTATGAGATTGAAGCAGAGCATGTTGTTTATGCTGTAGGGTATGAACCTGAAGAGCTTCGCGGCAAGCTGATCAAAGCAGAGTTGAATCGCTCCTTTGTACTTGTCACTGAAGTTCAGCCAAGTCTTCAAAGCTGGCATGAACGCTTTCTCGTATGGGAAACTGCCCGTCCCTATTTGTATATGCGAACGACTATTGACGGCCGCGTCGTTGTCGGCGGCTTGGATGAGCATACTGAAAAGCCCACTCACAGCGATAAAGAACTTAGGAAACACAGCGATAAGCTGCACAGCCAGCTAAAGGCTTTATTTCCCGAGCTGCAGGCTCCCATTGCCTATGAATGGTGCGCCACCTTCGGCGAATCGCGTGACGGCTTGCCCTTTATAGGTGCTGATCCCGCTTGGAAAAATGTTTATTATTGCTTAGGTTATGGCGGCAACGGTACCGTATACAGCATGCTTGCATCCCATTTGCTGCGTGATCTTATTATCGGCGAAGAGCATCCCTTAACTGAAATCGTAAAGCTGGATCGCAAATCCTTAGCAAATGTATAA
- a CDS encoding galactokinase, which yields MANIEALTQQFIQQYGGDASDIAVFHAPGRVNLIGEHTDYNGGYVFPAALTFGTTLLIRKRLDHQLGLATTNFPASKSFSLDTIVYDEADDWMNYPKGIVHELLQAGVKFSSGYDLLYHGEIPNGAGLSSSASIEVVTAFALQTLEGLPTDKVKIALLSQKSENEFNGVQCGIMDQFAVANGKKDHAILLMCDTLEYDLIPFDSGSYKLVIGNTNKRRGLVDSAYNERRAQCEQAVQDLKAAFPELTLLGQINLEQFNSAKHLIKDETVRKRAQHVVEEIDRVLQSIKALKANDLAQFGQLMNGSHDSLRDLYEVTGAELDAMVAAARLVPGVLGSRMTGAGFGGCTVSLVHEDSVEAFQAEVGRKYNEATGLTADFYVCTIGNGVERLV from the coding sequence ATGGCAAACATTGAAGCGCTAACACAGCAGTTCATACAACAATACGGCGGAGACGCAAGCGACATCGCTGTATTTCATGCTCCAGGCCGCGTAAACTTGATCGGTGAGCATACAGATTACAACGGCGGCTACGTATTCCCAGCTGCACTTACTTTCGGAACGACGCTTCTTATCCGCAAACGCCTAGATCATCAGCTTGGTCTAGCGACAACAAACTTCCCAGCGTCAAAAAGCTTCTCGCTCGACACGATTGTGTATGACGAGGCTGACGACTGGATGAACTATCCTAAAGGAATTGTTCATGAGCTTTTGCAAGCAGGCGTGAAATTCTCCAGCGGCTACGACTTGCTGTATCATGGCGAAATTCCAAATGGCGCTGGACTTTCCTCCTCTGCATCCATTGAGGTCGTAACAGCTTTTGCACTGCAAACACTTGAGGGACTTCCAACTGATAAAGTGAAAATTGCATTGCTGTCACAAAAATCCGAAAACGAGTTTAATGGCGTGCAATGCGGCATCATGGACCAATTCGCGGTAGCAAACGGTAAAAAGGACCATGCGATCCTGCTCATGTGCGATACGCTTGAATATGATCTCATTCCATTTGATTCCGGCAGCTATAAGCTGGTTATTGGCAATACGAACAAACGCCGCGGCTTGGTTGACTCCGCTTATAATGAGCGCCGCGCACAATGCGAGCAGGCGGTACAGGATCTTAAAGCAGCATTCCCTGAGCTTACGCTTCTTGGACAGATTAATCTGGAGCAATTTAACTCTGCAAAACATCTGATCAAGGATGAAACAGTTCGCAAACGCGCACAGCATGTGGTAGAGGAAATCGACCGTGTACTGCAATCAATCAAAGCATTGAAAGCAAACGACCTTGCGCAGTTTGGACAATTAATGAACGGCTCACACGATTCGCTGCGCGATCTTTACGAAGTAACGGGTGCTGAGCTGGATGCCATGGTTGCGGCTGCTCGCCTCGTACCAGGCGTACTAGGTTCGCGTATGACGGGCGCAGGCTTCGGCGGATGTACGGTTTCGCTCGTTCACGAAGACAGCGTTGAAGCGTTCCAAGCAGAGGTAGGTCGCAAATATAATGAAGCAACAGGCTTAACTGCTGACTTTTATGTATGCACAATCGGTAATGGCGTAGAGCGCCTAGTATAA
- the galE gene encoding UDP-glucose 4-epimerase GalE — MAVLVTGGAGYIGSHAVAALQERGEEIVIVDNLQQGHRKALLGGKLYEGDLRDAAFMDTVFKENEIDAVIHFAANSLVGESMKDPGKYYHNNVFGTLCLLEKMNEYNVRKIVFSSTAATYGEPENVPIDEYDRTLPTNAYGETKLAMEKMMKWFDVAHNIKFVSLRYFNAAGAHESGKIGEDHSPETHLIPIVLQAALGQRPHISVFGEDYETPDGTCVRDYIHVSDLADAHVLAVDRLRSGAESSVYNLGNGTGFSVKQVIDIARTVTGKEIPAVFEARRAGDPAILVASSDRARKELGWNPKRDKLEDIIKSAWSWHEANPNGYND, encoded by the coding sequence ATGGCAGTATTAGTAACTGGAGGGGCTGGCTACATCGGCTCGCATGCAGTAGCGGCATTGCAGGAACGCGGCGAGGAAATCGTTATCGTCGATAACTTGCAGCAGGGTCACCGCAAGGCTTTGCTTGGAGGGAAGCTGTATGAGGGGGATCTTCGCGATGCAGCTTTCATGGATACCGTATTTAAGGAAAATGAAATTGATGCAGTTATCCACTTTGCAGCGAATTCGCTTGTTGGCGAAAGCATGAAGGACCCAGGCAAATATTATCACAATAACGTGTTTGGTACGCTTTGCCTGCTTGAGAAAATGAATGAATACAATGTTCGTAAAATCGTATTCTCTTCGACAGCTGCTACTTACGGCGAACCGGAGAACGTGCCGATCGACGAGTACGATCGCACGCTTCCGACGAATGCTTATGGCGAAACGAAGCTTGCGATGGAAAAAATGATGAAATGGTTCGATGTTGCTCATAACATCAAATTTGTTTCGCTTCGTTACTTTAATGCGGCGGGCGCTCATGAGAGCGGAAAAATCGGCGAGGACCATAGCCCGGAAACACATTTGATTCCTATTGTGCTCCAAGCAGCGCTTGGTCAACGTCCTCATATTTCGGTATTTGGAGAAGACTATGAGACGCCAGACGGTACGTGTGTCCGTGATTATATTCATGTAAGCGACCTTGCCGATGCCCATGTACTTGCAGTGGATCGTCTTCGCAGCGGAGCTGAAAGCTCTGTATACAATTTAGGCAACGGAACAGGCTTTTCTGTCAAACAAGTTATTGATATTGCGCGCACAGTGACTGGCAAAGAAATCCCTGCTGTGTTCGAAGCTCGCCGTGCGGGCGACCCTGCTATTCTCGTAGCTTCATCTGATCGTGCTCGCAAGGAGCTGGGCTGGAATCCGAAGCGGGATAAGCTTGAGGACATTATCAAAAGCGCTTGGAGCTGGCATGAAGCGAATCCAAATGGATACAACGACTAG
- a CDS encoding DUF6483 family protein — MFQRDYFMRMIEQMTEAVGQIMNLRRERKHEEALLYIDELLDTKFRLSSKLIRSLSDEDLLKMMTTNGILETDHLQAIALLMKQEAELTADLGREDESFIAYVKSLHLFLRLSLVDAAPTITEPREQIKELLERLKPYELPLATKRLLMEWLEAEGRYDTVENMMHELLEDNALTNEEAEAAYRRMLLQPDERLEAGGLPREEIEQGIEDLAKQQTDDIA; from the coding sequence ATGTTTCAGCGCGATTATTTCATGCGAATGATTGAGCAAATGACAGAAGCAGTCGGTCAAATTATGAATTTGAGGCGAGAGCGCAAGCACGAGGAAGCCTTGCTCTATATCGATGAGCTTCTTGATACAAAGTTTAGGCTAAGCAGCAAGCTTATTCGTTCCCTTTCGGATGAAGACTTACTGAAAATGATGACGACGAACGGGATCTTGGAAACGGATCATTTGCAAGCCATCGCTCTTCTGATGAAGCAGGAAGCTGAATTGACTGCCGACTTGGGACGCGAGGATGAGAGCTTCATCGCGTATGTGAAGTCGCTGCATTTGTTTCTAAGATTATCGCTAGTAGATGCGGCGCCAACGATTACCGAGCCCCGCGAACAAATAAAGGAGCTGCTTGAGCGGCTGAAGCCATATGAATTGCCCCTGGCTACGAAACGTTTGTTAATGGAATGGCTTGAAGCAGAAGGGCGTTATGACACTGTTGAAAATATGATGCATGAGCTGCTTGAGGATAACGCGCTGACGAACGAGGAAGCAGAAGCAGCCTATAGACGAATGTTGCTGCAACCAGACGAGCGGCTTGAAGCGGGAGGGCTGCCGCGCGAGGAGATAGAGCAGGGAATTGAAGACCTTGCCAAGCAGCAAACAGACGATATAGCATAA